Proteins found in one Cricetulus griseus strain 17A/GY chromosome X, alternate assembly CriGri-PICRH-1.0, whole genome shotgun sequence genomic segment:
- the Sertm2 gene encoding serine-rich and transmembrane domain-containing 2, with protein MTEVHFKYHGNLTGRAHFPTLATEVDTTADKYSNLYMYVGLFLSLLAILLILLFTMLLRLKHVISPITESTESVPQFTDVEMQSRIPTP; from the coding sequence ATGACGGAGGTGCATTTTAAGTATCATGGAAATCTCACTGGGCGGGCTCATTTTCCCACTCTGGCAACAGAGGTCGACACCACTGCAGACAAGTATTCCAACCTATACATGTATGTAGGATTGTTTCTGAGCCTCCTGGCCATTCTTCTCATCTTACTCTTCACAATGCTTCTTCGGCTCAAACATGTCATCTCGCCCATCACCGAGAGCACAGAAAGCGTTCCTCAGTTCACAGACGTAGAGATGCAAAGCCGAATTCCCACTCCTTAA